The DNA region ATGCTCTTTTCCCGCGCCGCCGTCCAGGCCGCCGCGTCCAAGGCCTACCACCAGAAGCTCGTTCACTTCGCTTCACTTCACGAACTGGATAACGACAAGGCGACCCTCGAACGGGTACGTCGGATCAGCTCACGCCTGATCGCCCAGGCCGTCTTTCTCAAGCCCGAGGCAGCAGACTGGCCGTGGGAGGTGCACATTACTTCCGATCCGGAAGTGGCCGCCTTCAGCATGGCGGGCGGCAAACTGCTGGTAGGCACGCATTTCATCCAAGCCTATCACCTGAACGATGACGAACTCGGCGTGGTGCTGGCACACGAGATCGGGCACGTCATCGCCGAGCACGTGCGCGAACAGATTTCGATGGCGGCGGAATTCGATCCACCGCCGCCGGGACGTACGCTTAAAGTGGCCGACGTCATCAACGAAATGAATTCGGACATCGCGGTGTATCTGCAGCTGATGCCGCTGTCACGCCTGCAGGAAACGGAAGCGGACGACATCGGCGTGGAACTCGCCGCCCGATCGGGAATTCCGCCCGTCGAGATCAAACGCTTCTACGCCAAGATCACCCGCGCCGGCACGCGCCAATCCCTGTTCGATACCCACGGATCTTCACGTCAGCGTGCAGCATTCGCCAGCAGCATGGCGAATTACGCCGAGCCCGAGTACGAGGCGAGCTTAAAATCCCGTCTACCGGATTATGTTTTTGGAAGCAATTTCTGAACTGCCTTGTCTGTTCTTTTCAAAGTTAATGTTCGATCTTCGTCCCCAGCACCTTTAGAAATTCCGCCAGCCACTTCTGATGCGCAGGCCAGGCCTGGGCGGTAACCAGATTGCCATCAACAAAGGCATCCGTCACGGCGATATCCTGCCAGCTGGCGCCCGCGACTGAACATTCGGGGCCGACTGCAGGGTAACTGGTACAGGAACGGTCCTGGAGCATGTCAGCGGCGGCCATGATCTGCAGTCCGTGACAGATGGCGGCAATCGGCTTATCCGCATCGCCGAAGTGTTTGCAGATCTCCAGCACGCGCGGGTTCAGGCGCAGATATTCCGGCGCGCGGCCACCCGGCAGCACCAGGGCGTCGTAATCCTCGGGTTTCACCTTGTCGAAATCGTGGTTGAGGGCGAAATTGTGTCCGGGCTTTTCGCTGTAGGTCTGGTCGCCCTCGAAATCGTGTATGGCGGTGCGCACGGTGTCTCCGGCTTTCTTGTCGGGGCAGACGGCGTGCAC from Gammaproteobacteria bacterium includes:
- a CDS encoding DJ-1/PfpI family protein, which codes for MAGKKLLMIVGDFGEDYEIMVPFQALQVVGHTVHAVCPDKKAGDTVRTAIHDFEGDQTYSEKPGHNFALNHDFDKVKPEDYDALVLPGGRAPEYLRLNPRVLEICKHFGDADKPIAAICHGLQIMAAADMLQDRSCTSYPAVGPECSVAGASWQDIAVTDAFVDGNLVTAQAWPAHQKWLAEFLKVLGTKIEH
- a CDS encoding M48 family metallopeptidase, whose protein sequence is MVRLLVVAAFLLSTSSVLADVPVTGRSQHMLFSRAAVQAAASKAYHQKLVHFASLHELDNDKATLERVRRISSRLIAQAVFLKPEAADWPWEVHITSDPEVAAFSMAGGKLLVGTHFIQAYHLNDDELGVVLAHEIGHVIAEHVREQISMAAEFDPPPPGRTLKVADVINEMNSDIAVYLQLMPLSRLQETEADDIGVELAARSGIPPVEIKRFYAKITRAGTRQSLFDTHGSSRQRAAFASSMANYAEPEYEASLKSRLPDYVFGSNF